A genomic stretch from Candidatus Limnocylindrales bacterium includes:
- a CDS encoding glycosyltransferase family 2 protein translates to MLAAISRNVRRRLSTVAPHVRGRLRRWLDRSKAALDREAHRKLEAFLGSPRRLQFPRPAQPQVSVLVVTYNRAELTLECLEGLAVSQDRSFELILVDNASTDRTAELLGRLDHAVVLRNAVNAYYAPAVNQAAAVARGRYLLLLNNDAVPRADAIGALRAAADASAAIGAVGARLVLRDGRLQEAGSIVFSDGSAMGYGRGEDPDGADYVCAREVDYCSGACLLVRRDLFEEIGGFDLRYLPAYYEDVDLCFAIRERGRKVVYEPRAVVRHAEFGSSSPERAAELCRRNRPLFYARWKERLHAAPPPGATASQLRSREAGRALQQP, encoded by the coding sequence ATGCTGGCGGCGATCTCTCGCAACGTGCGGCGGCGCCTGTCCACCGTCGCGCCGCACGTGCGCGGTCGCCTCCGAAGGTGGCTGGACCGCTCCAAGGCTGCGCTCGACCGCGAAGCTCACCGCAAGCTGGAGGCCTTCCTTGGCTCTCCGCGGCGGCTGCAGTTTCCAAGGCCGGCGCAGCCGCAGGTCTCGGTCCTGGTGGTCACGTACAATCGCGCCGAGCTGACGCTGGAATGTCTGGAGGGGCTGGCCGTCTCGCAGGACCGGTCGTTCGAGCTGATCCTCGTCGACAACGCGTCCACCGATCGGACAGCGGAACTGCTCGGCCGGCTCGATCACGCAGTCGTTCTCCGCAACGCGGTCAATGCCTACTATGCGCCGGCCGTCAACCAGGCGGCGGCCGTTGCGCGCGGGCGCTACCTTCTGCTGCTGAACAACGACGCCGTGCCGCGAGCGGATGCGATCGGAGCGCTGCGAGCCGCTGCCGATGCGTCGGCCGCGATCGGCGCGGTGGGTGCCAGGCTGGTGCTGCGGGACGGGCGGCTTCAGGAAGCGGGCTCGATCGTCTTCTCGGACGGCTCGGCCATGGGCTATGGTCGCGGCGAGGACCCCGACGGAGCGGACTACGTCTGCGCGCGCGAGGTCGACTACTGCTCGGGCGCCTGCCTGCTGGTGCGGCGCGACCTGTTCGAAGAGATCGGCGGCTTCGATCTGCGCTACCTGCCGGCGTACTACGAGGACGTCGACCTGTGCTTCGCGATCCGCGAGCGCGGCCGCAAGGTGGTCTACGAGCCGCGCGCGGTGGTCAGGCACGCCGAGTTCGGAAGCTCTTCGCCGGAGCGCGCCGCCGAGCTGTGCCGCAGGAACCGGCCGCTGTTCTACGCCAGATGGAAGGAGCGGCTGCACGCGGCGCCGCCGCCGGGCGCTACGGCATCGCAGCTGCGCTCCCGCGAAGCGGGACGCGCGCTGCAGCAACCCTGA
- the aguB gene encoding N-carbamoylputrescine amidase, giving the protein METLSTDRMVTVAVVQAALSGTREENVDKIEALVREAAARGAQIVLPPELFEGPYFCKTEREEYFDQARPLQGNATVARFQKLAAELGVVIPISFFEKDGPHYYNSLAMIDADGSLLGLYRKSHIPDGPGYEEKFYFRPGDTGFRSWATRFGGVGVGVCWDQWFPECARSMVLGGAEILLYPTAIGSEPHDPDLDTREPWQRAMIGHAVSNVIPVAAANRIGDEEGQVFYGHSFLADHRGDIVSELPWGEEGVALATFDLDKVARTRAAFGFFRDRRPDLYGVIAGRREADK; this is encoded by the coding sequence CACCGACCGCATGGTGACGGTGGCCGTGGTCCAGGCGGCCCTGAGCGGGACGCGCGAGGAGAACGTCGACAAGATCGAAGCGCTCGTGCGCGAGGCGGCGGCGCGCGGGGCGCAGATCGTTCTTCCGCCCGAGCTGTTCGAGGGCCCGTACTTCTGCAAGACGGAGCGCGAGGAATACTTCGACCAGGCCAGGCCGCTGCAGGGAAACGCGACGGTTGCGCGATTCCAGAAGCTGGCGGCCGAGCTGGGCGTGGTCATCCCGATCTCGTTCTTCGAGAAGGACGGGCCGCACTACTACAACAGCCTGGCGATGATCGACGCCGACGGCTCGCTGCTCGGCCTCTACCGCAAGAGCCACATCCCGGATGGGCCGGGCTACGAGGAGAAGTTCTACTTCCGTCCCGGCGACACGGGGTTTCGATCGTGGGCCACGCGCTTCGGCGGCGTCGGCGTCGGCGTGTGCTGGGATCAGTGGTTTCCCGAATGCGCGCGATCGATGGTGCTCGGCGGCGCCGAGATCCTTCTGTACCCGACGGCCATCGGCAGCGAGCCGCACGATCCGGATCTCGATACGCGCGAGCCGTGGCAGCGCGCGATGATCGGCCACGCCGTCTCCAACGTCATCCCGGTGGCCGCGGCCAATCGCATCGGCGACGAGGAGGGACAGGTCTTCTACGGCCACTCCTTCCTGGCCGATCACCGCGGCGACATCGTCTCGGAGCTGCCCTGGGGCGAGGAGGGCGTGGCGCTGGCGACGTTCGATCTGGACAAGGTGGCTCGCACGCGCGCGGCGTTCGGCTTCTTCCGCGACCGGCGGCCCGACCTCTACGGCGTGATCGCCGGCAGGCGCGAGGCGGACAAGTAG